The Parus major isolate Abel chromosome 24, Parus_major1.1, whole genome shotgun sequence genome contains a region encoding:
- the MCAM gene encoding cell surface glycoprotein MUC18 isoform X1, with translation MAGGRRPAGLALGWGCCLLLCCAAASKLEISMPDVVEVEIGGTARIECNFYIPENASYTYIDWFYVDHSNKQVRLYHITASGVLEDDTDYKKRLSLDGDRALSISAVTAQDARTFVCQVGAGSYGVGENSTELSVYKVPNTPKIEPTSAGISVHSIDVPQIAKCTSKNSFPPPNITWHKNGEQLHTQENQVTIQSTLTRESSGLYTVSSTLYAPVTREDRHSRYRCTVHYWLRGQRHALESREVQVNIFYPAEHLKLQVVSSSALVKEGDNVTLVCEADGNPQPIFSFFKKNLNEWQDLTSLAEPDSGVLKLHEVDKSSNGTYKCQSLDLDDMSQIEEDVDLVVNYIEGVRVKMEPSSTLREGDSVTLSCDAFSPVGLKYQWRDEKGKKLVDGNQLYLSNLTFETSNTFSCRVMAPSVPGLEQSKKVSVAVEGKPRIVAISSPLYVRQDEVINLTCKAIAFPRPTVQWSINGTTHEYMDNQHIASNLTVRVSHDLLQAGAMCRVSNSLGVSEKHIQLVDQKSTAESQGVIIVAIIVAILVVAVLGAVIYFLHKKGKIPCGRAGKQDITKPEARKDKIVVEVKSDKLSEEAGLLQGANGEKRAAADQSEKYIDLRN, from the exons ATGGCTGGGGGGCGGCGGCCGGCGGGGCTcgccctgggctggggctgctgcctcctgctctgctgcg ctgcagccagcaagTTGGAGATCTCCATGCCGGACGTGGTGGAAGTGGAAATCGGGGGCACAGCCAGGATCGAGTGCAACTTCTACATCCCTGAAAATGCTTCCTACACCTACATCGACTGGTTCTAC GTGGACCACAGCAACAAGCAGGTGAGGCTGTACCACATCACGGCCAGCGGCGTCCTGGAGGATGACACTGACTACAAGAAGCGGCTGTCACTGGATGGGGACAGGGCCCTGTCCATCAGCGCGGTGACAGCGCAGGACGCCAGGACCTTCGTGTGCCAGGTCGGGGCTGGCAGCTACGGCGTGGGCGAGAACAGCACCGAGCTCAGCGTCTACA AGGTCCCCAACACCCCTAAGATTGAGCCCACCTCAGCAGGCATCTCTGTGCACAGCATTGATGTCCCACAG ATTGCCAAGTGCACGAGCAAGAACAGCTTCCCACCTCCCAACATCACGTGGCACAAGAATGGGGAGCAGCTGCACACCCAGGAGAACC AGGTGACGATCCAGTCGACGCTGACGCGCGAGTCGAGCGGGCTGTACACCGTGAGCAGCACGCTGTACGCGCCTGTCACGCGTGAGGACCGCCACTCCCGCTACCGCTGCACCGTGCACTACTGGCTGAGGGGACAGAGGCATGCCCTGGAGTCTCGGGAGGTCCAGGTCAACATCTTCT ACCCCGCCGAGCACTTGAAGCTGCAGGTGGTGTCGTCCTCGGCGCTGGTGAAGGAAGGGGACAATGTGACGCTGGTCTGCGAGGCTGATGGGAACCCACAGCCCATCTTCAGCTTCTTTAAGAAAAAC CTGAACGAGTGGCAGGATCTGACGTCGCTGGCAGAGCCCGACAGTGGGGTCCTGAAGCTGCACGAGGTGGACAAGAGCAGCAATGGAACGTACAAGTGCCAGTCCTTGGACCTGGATGATATGTCACAGATAGAGGAGGATGTGGATCTTGTTGTGAACT ACATTGAAGGGGTCCGTGTGAAGATGGAGCCGTCCTCAACCCTTCGTGAAGGGGACAGCGTGACGCTGAGCTGTGACGCCTTCAGCCCTGTGGGCCTGAAATACCAGTGGAGGGATGAGAAG GGCAAGAAGCTGGTGGATGGGAACCAGCTCTACCTGAGCAACCTCACCTTTGAAACCTCCAACACCTTCAGCTGCAGGGTGATGGCCCCGAGcgtgccagggctggagcagagcaagaAGGTGTCCGTGGCTGTCGAGG GGAAGCCGCGGATCGTGGCCATCAGCTCCCCGCTGTACGTGCGCCAGGACGAGGTGATCAACCTGACCTGCAAGGCCATCGCCTTTCCCCGGCCCACCGTCCAGTGGAGCATCAATGGCACG actCACGAGTACATGGACAACCAGCACATCGCCAGCAACCTGACGGTGCGGGTGAGCCACGACCTGCTGCAGGCGGGAGCCATGTGCCGCGTGTCCAACAGTCTGGGTGTCAGTGAGAAGCACATCCAGCTGGTGG ATCAAAAGTCAACAGCAGAGAGCCAAGGGGTGATCATCGTGGCCATCATCGTGGCCATCCTcgtggtggctgtgctgggcgCTGTCATCTACTTCCTGCACAAGAAAGGCAAGATCCCGTGTGGCCGTGCTGGGAAGCAGGACAT CACAAAGCCAGAGGCCCGTAAAGACAAGATTGTAGTTGAAGTTAAGTCAGATAAACTTTCCGAAGAGGCGGGGCTCCTGCAGGGCGCCAACGGCGAGAAGAGAGCCGCAGCTGACCAG AGCGAGAAATACATCGATCTGAGAAACTAG
- the MCAM gene encoding cell surface glycoprotein MUC18 isoform X2, translated as MAGGRRPAGLALGWGCCLLLCCAAASKLEISMPDVVEVEIGGTARIECNFYIPENASYTYIDWFYVDHSNKQVRLYHITASGVLEDDTDYKKRLSLDGDRALSISAVTAQDARTFVCQVGAGSYGVGENSTELSVYKVPNTPKIEPTSAGISVHSIDVPQIAKCTSKNSFPPPNITWHKNGEQLHTQENQVTIQSTLTRESSGLYTVSSTLYAPVTREDRHSRYRCTVHYWLRGQRHALESREVQVNIFYPAEHLKLQVVSSSALVKEGDNVTLVCEADGNPQPIFSFFKKNLNEWQDLTSLAEPDSGVLKLHEVDKSSNGTYKCQSLDLDDMSQIEEDVDLVVNYIEGVRVKMEPSSTLREGDSVTLSCDAFSPVGLKYQWRDEKGKKLVDGNQLYLSNLTFETSNTFSCRVMAPSVPGLEQSKKVSVAVEGKPRIVAISSPLYVRQDEVINLTCKAIAFPRPTVQWSINGTTHEYMDNQHIASNLTVRVSHDLLQAGAMCRVSNSLGVSEKHIQLVDQKSTAESQGVIIVAIIVAILVVAVLGAVIYFLHKKGKIPCGRAGKQDIARNTSI; from the exons ATGGCTGGGGGGCGGCGGCCGGCGGGGCTcgccctgggctggggctgctgcctcctgctctgctgcg ctgcagccagcaagTTGGAGATCTCCATGCCGGACGTGGTGGAAGTGGAAATCGGGGGCACAGCCAGGATCGAGTGCAACTTCTACATCCCTGAAAATGCTTCCTACACCTACATCGACTGGTTCTAC GTGGACCACAGCAACAAGCAGGTGAGGCTGTACCACATCACGGCCAGCGGCGTCCTGGAGGATGACACTGACTACAAGAAGCGGCTGTCACTGGATGGGGACAGGGCCCTGTCCATCAGCGCGGTGACAGCGCAGGACGCCAGGACCTTCGTGTGCCAGGTCGGGGCTGGCAGCTACGGCGTGGGCGAGAACAGCACCGAGCTCAGCGTCTACA AGGTCCCCAACACCCCTAAGATTGAGCCCACCTCAGCAGGCATCTCTGTGCACAGCATTGATGTCCCACAG ATTGCCAAGTGCACGAGCAAGAACAGCTTCCCACCTCCCAACATCACGTGGCACAAGAATGGGGAGCAGCTGCACACCCAGGAGAACC AGGTGACGATCCAGTCGACGCTGACGCGCGAGTCGAGCGGGCTGTACACCGTGAGCAGCACGCTGTACGCGCCTGTCACGCGTGAGGACCGCCACTCCCGCTACCGCTGCACCGTGCACTACTGGCTGAGGGGACAGAGGCATGCCCTGGAGTCTCGGGAGGTCCAGGTCAACATCTTCT ACCCCGCCGAGCACTTGAAGCTGCAGGTGGTGTCGTCCTCGGCGCTGGTGAAGGAAGGGGACAATGTGACGCTGGTCTGCGAGGCTGATGGGAACCCACAGCCCATCTTCAGCTTCTTTAAGAAAAAC CTGAACGAGTGGCAGGATCTGACGTCGCTGGCAGAGCCCGACAGTGGGGTCCTGAAGCTGCACGAGGTGGACAAGAGCAGCAATGGAACGTACAAGTGCCAGTCCTTGGACCTGGATGATATGTCACAGATAGAGGAGGATGTGGATCTTGTTGTGAACT ACATTGAAGGGGTCCGTGTGAAGATGGAGCCGTCCTCAACCCTTCGTGAAGGGGACAGCGTGACGCTGAGCTGTGACGCCTTCAGCCCTGTGGGCCTGAAATACCAGTGGAGGGATGAGAAG GGCAAGAAGCTGGTGGATGGGAACCAGCTCTACCTGAGCAACCTCACCTTTGAAACCTCCAACACCTTCAGCTGCAGGGTGATGGCCCCGAGcgtgccagggctggagcagagcaagaAGGTGTCCGTGGCTGTCGAGG GGAAGCCGCGGATCGTGGCCATCAGCTCCCCGCTGTACGTGCGCCAGGACGAGGTGATCAACCTGACCTGCAAGGCCATCGCCTTTCCCCGGCCCACCGTCCAGTGGAGCATCAATGGCACG actCACGAGTACATGGACAACCAGCACATCGCCAGCAACCTGACGGTGCGGGTGAGCCACGACCTGCTGCAGGCGGGAGCCATGTGCCGCGTGTCCAACAGTCTGGGTGTCAGTGAGAAGCACATCCAGCTGGTGG ATCAAAAGTCAACAGCAGAGAGCCAAGGGGTGATCATCGTGGCCATCATCGTGGCCATCCTcgtggtggctgtgctgggcgCTGTCATCTACTTCCTGCACAAGAAAGGCAAGATCCCGTGTGGCCGTGCTGGGAAGCAGGACAT AGCGAGAAATACATCGATCTGA